In Paludibaculum fermentans, the genomic stretch CATGGGGCCTCCGATGGAGAAATCTGATTCTGGGCCGCCAAAGGGCGGCCGGTACGGGCGGTATGGGTAACCATTGCCTTGGGGATGAAGTCGAGCGGCAGAGTCTCATTGGCGAGACCGGCGTTGACCACTGCCCCGGCCATGCCCCAGACCACGCTGGTGGCCTCGTCCTGAGCGAGGATACACGCCCCCTTGGACCGTAGCGCGCGAGATCCGTTCAAGCCGTCCTGGCCCATGCCGGTGAGCATCACAGCCAGCACGCCGGCGCCGAAGACCGTGGCCATGGATTCAAAGAGCGCGTCGACGGACGGGCGGCAGGAGTTGAGAGGCGGTTCCTGATCCAGCCGGATCATGGCTCCCTGGCGGTGCGCTTCCACGCGCATGTGGTAGTTGCCGGGTGCGATCAGAACCTTGGGCTGGTCGAGCGGCTCTCCGTCGGACGCCTCACGAACCTCGAGCGGACACAGCGTGTTGAGACGTTCGGAAAGCAGATGTGTAAACAGCGGCGGCATGTGCTGCACGATGAGAATCGGGACGCCGAATCCGGCGGGAATGGCTGCCAAAACCTGAGCCAGGGCGGAAGGCCCGCCGGTGGAGACGCCGATGCCGACGATGCTGGATGTGGACGAAGAGAGCCGGACAGGTGAGTCCGGCCTGCCGGAGATAGAGGACCGGGCTACCACAGGAGGAGGCAACAGCCTGGCCGGCTGCGGCACCGGGGCGAAAAACTGCCGGATCTTGGGGATGAGTTCATCGCGCAGGCTGGCCAGCGAGCGGTCGAGACCGCCGGCATTGGAGGCCTTCGCCACATAGTCGTCGGCGCCCAGGGAGAGAGCCTCCAGAGTGGTGGCGCCGCCGCGCTCCGTGAGGGTGCTGAACATCACGACGCGCACCTGCGGATACTGGCGGCGGATGACACGCAACGCATCCAGGCCGTTCATTTCCGGCATTTCGATATCGAGCGTGACGACGTCGGGTTGGGTTTCCTGCACCTTCTCAATGGCGGCACGGCCGTTGGCGGCCACGCCGACGATCACCATATCCGCCGCCTCTTCCAGCACATGCGAGACCAGCCGCCGGATGACTACGGAGTCATCGACGATCAGGACCCGGATCTGCTGTCCCGGACGTAGCGTCTTGCGTAAAAGCGTCGACATCATGCCCCTACATCTGTATTCCGGCCAGGCGTAGTTTGTCGCGCAGCACGTCGGTGGTGAAGGGCTTCATCACGTACTCGTTCGCGCCGGCCTGTACGGCGGCGGCGACGTGCTCCATCTCGGTTTCCGTGGTGACCATGACGATGGGCAGCGAGTCGTAGCGGCGGTCCGCGCGGAGCCGCAGCAGAAGGTCCATACCGTTCATGCCTGGCATGTTCCAATCCACCAGGGCCAAATTGAAGTCGCTGGGCTGGCTATCCAGGATCGCCAACGCCTGGTTGCCGTCGCCGGCTTCCTGTACGTCGTAGCCCAACTGTCCCAAAGTACGTCCGAGGATCATTCGGATCGCCCGGGAATCATCCACGATTAAGGCCTTGCTCACGTTGCCACCTCTCCTTAAGCTTCCTGTGCTTTGGCGGAGGCCCGGCTGGGGATGCCGGCCGAGCCTCCACACCCGGTGTTAGAACCGGTATTTGCTGACCACGCCTTGCAGCTGCGCCGCCATCCGGCTGAGTTCCGCCGCGGCGCGCTGAGTCTCGGTGGCACCCTTCGTCGTGCTCTTGGCAGCTTCGGCGACCCCCGAGATGTTGCTGGCGATGGCGTTGGTGCCCTTGGCGGCTTCGTTCACGCTACGGCCAATCTCATTCGTGGTCACTGTCTGCTCCTCGACGGCGGAGGCGATGCTGTTCGAGATGTCGTTGATCTGGTTGATGATGGCGCCGATGTCACCAATGGCCTTGACGGCTTCCTTGGTGTCGGTCTGGATTGCCTCGATCTTGCCGCCGATCTCCTCGGTGGCCTTGGCAGTCTGCTTGGCGAGTTCCTTCACCTCGTTGGCGACCACCGCGAAGCCCTTGCCGGCTTCTCCGGCGCGGGCGGCCTCGATGGTGGCGTTGAGCGCCAGGAGGTTGGTCTGCTGAGCGATGGAGGTGATGACCTTGATCACCTTGCCGATCTCCTGGCTGGAGTCGCCCAGCTTGTTGACGGTCTCATTGGTTGTCTGCGCCGCACTGACTGCGTTGCGGGCCACGCGGGCGGCTTCGTTGGCGTTCTTGGCGATTTCCCGGATGGACGCCTGCATCTGCTCGGCTCCGGCTGCCACCGCTGTGACGTTGCGCGAGACTTCGTCGCTGGCGCTGGCCACGACGTTGGCCTGTGTGGCGGTCTCTTCGGCATTGCCGGCCATTTGATGGCTGACCGCCGTGAGCTCTTCGGCAGAGGAAGCCATGCTCTGGGTATTCTGCGAGAAGCTGCGGATGCTGTCGTGCAGATCCTGGGCCATTCGGCCGATGTCGTCCTTGAGACGCGCATGGTCGCCGCGGTAGTTGCCCTGGACGCGAGCGGTGAGATCGCTTTGGGCGATCTTGGCCAGCACGGCCGAGGACTCCTGCATGGGGGCGATGATCGCATCCAGCGTCTGGTTGACGCCTTCCACGATCTTGCGGAAGTCACCCTGATGGCGGGTGGCGTCGGCGCGGACGCTGAGTTCGCCAGCCACGGCGGCGGTCACCAGTTTGGTGCTGTCGTCCGTCACGGCCCGGATGGCATCGACCATCAAGGTGAGGCTGTCGTTGATCTTGGCGAACTGGGCCTTGGCTTCCGCGGTGAATTCGTCCGCATCCGCCAGCTTCATGTTCACTTCCATGTTGCCCTTGGCGATTTGCACCAGGTTGGAAGCCACGCGAACTACTTCGGTGTTGGTGTAGTCCTTGGCCTTGACGATGCCGGTGAGGTCCTGGACGACTTCCACGAAGCCGATATGCTCGCCCTTGCCGTTGGTCAGCCTGGACGATTGCTGCTTGCACTTCTGCCCGTTCCAGTCAAAGTATGTCTCGCCGACACCCTTGGAGAGCTGAACGAGGCCGCAGTTGTCGGTGTTGCAGATGTTGGCCCTGGCCGAGGAACAAGGCATGCCCGGCGCGTCCGCCCTGCTACGGATGATGTTGTTCTGCACCATCAGGACTTCAAACGCCTTGTTGAGGAAGACCCACTTCATGTTCTTGTCGATGACGTGAATGGGCGACGGCACAGCGTCGATGATGGCCTGATACCAGTTGACCTTGTCCACGACGACATCGAGTGTTGCATTGACACCTTCGACCACCTTCCGGAAGTCGCCGCGGTGTTTGCCTGCGTCGGCGCGGGTGTCAAACTTGCCATCCTCCGCCGCTTTCACGAGCATGCCGGCATCGGCGACCATAGCCTTGATGTTGTCGATGCAATTGTTGA encodes the following:
- a CDS encoding protein-glutamate methylesterase/protein-glutamine glutaminase gives rise to the protein MMSTLLRKTLRPGQQIRVLIVDDSVVIRRLVSHVLEEAADMVIVGVAANGRAAIEKVQETQPDVVTLDIEMPEMNGLDALRVIRRQYPQVRVVMFSTLTERGGATTLEALSLGADDYVAKASNAGGLDRSLASLRDELIPKIRQFFAPVPQPARLLPPPVVARSSISGRPDSPVRLSSSTSSIVGIGVSTGGPSALAQVLAAIPAGFGVPILIVQHMPPLFTHLLSERLNTLCPLEVREASDGEPLDQPKVLIAPGNYHMRVEAHRQGAMIRLDQEPPLNSCRPSVDALFESMATVFGAGVLAVMLTGMGQDGLNGSRALRSKGACILAQDEATSVVWGMAGAVVNAGLANETLPLDFIPKAMVTHTARTGRPLAAQNQISPSEAPWPH
- a CDS encoding response regulator, which codes for MSKALIVDDSRAIRMILGRTLGQLGYDVQEAGDGNQALAILDSQPSDFNLALVDWNMPGMNGMDLLLRLRADRRYDSLPIVMVTTETEMEHVAAAVQAGANEYVMKPFTTDVLRDKLRLAGIQM
- a CDS encoding MCP four helix bundle domain-containing protein, with amino-acid sequence MKWLNDKHVRTKLMISFVIVAAIAGLIGWVGYSGLKEIEARSETIYADRLVPIRDLGYANASFLLTRTELWQMLGTTDKAQRREHAAVIETETKKIESYLEGYAKTVLVQEEQETLPLMLSSYATYVKLRSRVIEHALAGQDAQAWEVLKGPVQPAQIETRKLLRKLIDINAQIGEKEQKAATAAASAATKKMLGIVILGIAIALFLGWILSRVIGTPLMAMQHAAEQLAAGDVDVHIDLDTNDEMGALARSFRTMAAVTKERAELAQQIAAGNVSVEVTARSDKDLLGKSFIQVVDALRRLIAEADSLAKAAIAGQLATRGNAEQFQGGYRQIVAGVNQTLDAVIGPLNVSAEYMDRISKGDIPPKITDSYNGDFNEIKNNLNNCIDNIKALVNDAGMLVEAAIDGRLATRADASRHQGDYRRIVEGVNQTLDAVIGPLNVAAEYVDRISKGDMPPKITDSYNGDFNEIKLNLNNCIDNIKALVNDAGMLVEAAIDGRLATRADASRHQGDYRRVVQGVNKTLDAVIGPLNVAAEYVDRISKGDIPPKITDDYRGDFNEIKLNLNNCIDNIKAMVADAGMLVKAAEDGKFDTRADAGKHRGDFRKVVEGVNATLDVVVDKVNWYQAIIDAVPSPIHVIDKNMKWVFLNKAFEVLMVQNNIIRSRADAPGMPCSSARANICNTDNCGLVQLSKGVGETYFDWNGQKCKQQSSRLTNGKGEHIGFVEVVQDLTGIVKAKDYTNTEVVRVASNLVQIAKGNMEVNMKLADADEFTAEAKAQFAKINDSLTLMVDAIRAVTDDSTKLVTAAVAGELSVRADATRHQGDFRKIVEGVNQTLDAIIAPMQESSAVLAKIAQSDLTARVQGNYRGDHARLKDDIGRMAQDLHDSIRSFSQNTQSMASSAEELTAVSHQMAGNAEETATQANVVASASDEVSRNVTAVAAGAEQMQASIREIAKNANEAARVARNAVSAAQTTNETVNKLGDSSQEIGKVIKVITSIAQQTNLLALNATIEAARAGEAGKGFAVVANEVKELAKQTAKATEEIGGKIEAIQTDTKEAVKAIGDIGAIINQINDISNSIASAVEEQTVTTNEIGRSVNEAAKGTNAIASNISGVAEAAKSTTKGATETQRAAAELSRMAAQLQGVVSKYRF